GGCCGACCTGAGCTCGCCGGTCGACGACGAGGGCGACGACGGCTCGCTCGAATCGGCCGCCTCCGACAACGAGCTGGTGAAGTTCGTCAACAAGGTCATCGTCGACGCCTACAACCAGCGCTGCTCGGACATCCACATCGAGCCGCTGCCCGGCAAGGGCAAGACCGGCATCCGCTTCCGCATCGACGGCAGCCTGGTGCCCTACATCGAGGTACCGGCGCACTTCCGCCAGGCGCTGGTCACGCGCCTGAAGATCATGTGCGACCTCGACATCTCCGAGCGCCGCAAGCCGCAGGACGGCAAGATCAAGTTCAAGAAGTACGGCCCGCTCGACATCGAGCTGCGGGTGGCCACCATCCCGTCGGCCGGCGGCGTCGAGGACGTCGTCATGCGGATCCTGGCGGCCGGCGAGCCGATCCCGCTCGAGAAGCTGGGCCTGACGCCGCACAACAAGGAGGCCCTCGAGAAGACCGTCAGCAAGCCGTACGGCCTGTTCTACGTCTGCGGCCCCACCGGCTCGGGCAAGACCACCACGCTGCATTCGGTGCTCAAGTTCCTGAACAAGCCCGACACCAAGATCTGGACCGCCGAGGACCCGGTGGAGATCACGCAGAAGGGCCTGCGCCAGGTGCAGGTGAACAAGAAGGCCGGCATCGACTTCGCGCTGGTGATGCGCGCCTTCCTGCGCGCCGACCCGGACATCATCATGGTGGGCGAGTCGCGCGACAAGGAGACGGTGTCGATGGGTGTCGAGGCCTCGCTCACCGGCCACCTGGTGTTCTCGACCCTGCACACCAACTCGGCGCCCGAGTCCATCACCCGCCTGCTCGACATGGGCATGGACCCGTTCAACTTCGCCGACGCCCTGCTCGGCATCCTGGCCCAGCGCCTGGCCAAGCGCCTGTGCGACTGCAAGGAGCCCTACTTCCCCGAGCAGCCCGAGATCAAGTCCTTCATCGCCGAATACGCCGAGGACCTGCGCCACACGCCGGCCTGGCGGGCCGACGAGGGCGGCGAGGCCCAGCAGCTGTACGAGGGCTGGATCGAGGCCTACGGCGAGAACGGCCGGCTGCGCCTGTACCGGCCGGTCGGCTGCGACAAGTGCAACCAGACCGGCTACAAGGGCCGGGTCGGCCTGCACGAACTGCTGATCGGCGAGGACGGCATCAAGAAGTTGATCCAGGAGCGCGCCCGCGTCGCCGAGATCTTCATCGCCGCGGTGGCCAACGGCATGCGCACCCTCAAGATGGACGGCATGGAGAAGATCATGATGGGCCTGACCGACCTGAAGCAGGTGCGGTCGGTGTGCATCAAGTGACCTGTTGCGACAAAGCTGGCTGACAAAACTGTCAAGCTCAGCCGCAATTGGTGTAGGGGGCTTGCTTAAGCCGACGCTGCTTCGGGCCTTGCCGCCCTGCCCGCGCCCGATCCTGGCCCGGCGCAAATATTGCTCATGTACTACTGCTTCGCCAAGGGAGGTTGTTATGAAGCGTCAACTGCAACAGGGTTTCACCCTCATCGAACTGATGATCGTCGTGGCGATCATCGGTATTCTGGCGGCCGTCGCGCTGCCGGCTTACCAGGACTACACCATCCGCGCCAAGGTCTCGGAGCTGATGCTGGCCGCCTCTGGCGCCCGCACCTGCATCACCGAGGCCGCGCAATCGAACGGCCCTGGCGTTCCCAGCACCGTGGCTGCGGACTGCTCCATCGCCGCCGTCGGCAAAGTCACGACGGCTAGCGTCTCGACCGGTGGCCTGGTCACCGTCACTGGCTCCGCCGCCGCCAGCTCGGTCGGCGCTGCCGTCACTGTCACGCTGACCCCCACCAGCGCCACCGGCGGCAGCCTGATCTGGGCCTGCTCGGGCAGCCCGATCAAGTACCTGCCCGGCTCCTGCCGCGGGACCTGACAGGCCTTCGCCTCGACAGGAAAAGCCCCGTCACCGGGGCTTTTTTTCATGCGCGTGCCGGACAAGCCGGGTCATGGGGACATTGTTGATCGCCACATTTGTCATGGGTCGAAACGCCGTCCGCTTGAGGTTCGTGAATTGGGCACGAAAAAGGCCTTCGCATGAGGCGACGCCGAATGGCACATGAATTGCTGAGGTAGCCTGCTTCTTCAACGGAGGTTCCATGAAGCGTCAACTGCAACAGGGTTTCACCCTTATCGAACTGATGATCGTCGTGGCGATCATCGGTATCTTGGCGGCCGTCGCGCTGCCGGCCTATCAGGACTACACCATCCGCGCCAAGGTCTCGGAGCTGATGCTGGCCGCCTCCGGCGCCCGCACCTGCATCACCGAGGCCGCGCAATCGAACGGCCCTGGCGTTCCCAGCACCGTGGCTGCGGACTGCTCCATCGCCGCCGTCGGCAAAGTCACGACGGCTAGCGTCTCGACCGGTGGCCTGGTCACCGTGACCGGTTCCGCCGCCGCCAGCTCGGTCGGCGCCGACGTCACCGTCACCCTGACTCCCGCCAGCGCCACCGGTGGCAGCTTGACCTGGACCTGCTCGGGCAGCCCGATCAAGTACCTGCCCGGCTCCTGCCGCGGTACCTGACAGGCCACCGCCTCGTCAGCAAAGCCCCTTCATCGGGGCTTTTTGTTTTCTTCACCGCCAGCCTTTCATGAAATTCGGTCCCTCCCGCGACAACGGCTTTGCCAAAGACCTGGTCGAACGCCTGACCAAGGAACTGCCTCCCACGTTGATAGAGACCCGGCGCAAGGTGCTGTCGGTGAACAAGGTGACGCGCCAGCTGGAGAAAACGTTCCAGGCCGCGGCCGCGTACCAGCGCGAGAACCGGCTGGGCTTCATCCGCCGGGCCTTCCTCGCCAACGGATTCCGCTGGGGGCTGAAGAACGCCGGCTATCCTGACGACTTCATCGACGTCGCCGTCGAGGGGCTGGTTGTCGAGTTGTCCAAGCCCACCCGCAGCGCGCCCTCCGATCCCTCCTGAGTAGTGTCGATGCTGTTGAACGTGCTGCGCAAGCTGGCCGGAGCGGGCCGGGCTGCCGAGACGGAGCGTGTGCCGGACGCTGGGCTGCTGGAGTACGCGACTGACCTGATGGTCAACGGCGACAAGCGCGGGGCGGTCCGGGCCTACCGCGACTACCTGCAGACCGACCCGTCCAACGTGCGGGCGCTGAATGACGTCGGCGCCTGCCTGGCCGACATCGGCGACCTCGAAGGGGCTGCGGCGTCGTTCGAGCTGGCCTATTCCCTCGACGACACCTTCATCCCGGCGATGGTCAACCATGCCAAGCTGCTGGTCGACAACAACCGTGGCACCGAGGCCCTGGGCTTCCTGGAGCGGGCCAAGATCTGCGCGCCTGACTTCAAGCACACCGAGAACGTCTACGCCGGCCTGCTGATGCGCCAGGGCGACATCGGGCGCGCCCGCCAGTTCCAGCTCAAGTCCTGGCTGAGTGACTTCGACAACCTGCGCTCGGCCAACGCCAACCTGTTCTGGGTCGGCTACGACGACGTCGAGGAAGAGGTCATCGCCGGCGAGCA
This genomic window from Ramlibacter pinisoli contains:
- a CDS encoding pilin, with product MKRQLQQGFTLIELMIVVAIIGILAAVALPAYQDYTIRAKVSELMLAASGARTCITEAAQSNGPGVPSTVAADCSIAAVGKVTTASVSTGGLVTVTGSAAASSVGADVTVTLTPASATGGSLTWTCSGSPIKYLPGSCRGT
- a CDS encoding pilin, whose translation is MKRQLQQGFTLIELMIVVAIIGILAAVALPAYQDYTIRAKVSELMLAASGARTCITEAAQSNGPGVPSTVAADCSIAAVGKVTTASVSTGGLVTVTGSAAASSVGAAVTVTLTPTSATGGSLIWACSGSPIKYLPGSCRGT
- a CDS encoding GspE/PulE family protein; this translates as MSAVLREQRDSQAFYDSQQLPPDKRGVTFEALFFRQLQVVTTRIHETENIDQIILEASQDICRLFNADRLTVYAVSEDRASIVSKVKTGLNTAKDLKLPISAQSIAGYVAFSKQMVNIADVYDDEALKRIHPTLSFLKEVDKRSGYRTRQMMVLPVLDGEALHGVLQIINNKSDQPFGDLEIEGATQLCKTLATAIRQRMKKEVESQRRRATKYDGLVAAGVLTQDELQNCIVKAREDAQPVETVLMTDYQIRPAQIGPSLARFFGVPYEGFNAGRIRSEQLQGPLKRDFVVEQGWIPLEESAEGLVIMCTDPEAVRGSRIVPQVFPRFTRFAWRVTTQTEFEETLAQLYGAGDGGQSIDEMLADLSSPVDDEGDDGSLESAASDNELVKFVNKVIVDAYNQRCSDIHIEPLPGKGKTGIRFRIDGSLVPYIEVPAHFRQALVTRLKIMCDLDISERRKPQDGKIKFKKYGPLDIELRVATIPSAGGVEDVVMRILAAGEPIPLEKLGLTPHNKEALEKTVSKPYGLFYVCGPTGSGKTTTLHSVLKFLNKPDTKIWTAEDPVEITQKGLRQVQVNKKAGIDFALVMRAFLRADPDIIMVGESRDKETVSMGVEASLTGHLVFSTLHTNSAPESITRLLDMGMDPFNFADALLGILAQRLAKRLCDCKEPYFPEQPEIKSFIAEYAEDLRHTPAWRADEGGEAQQLYEGWIEAYGENGRLRLYRPVGCDKCNQTGYKGRVGLHELLIGEDGIKKLIQERARVAEIFIAAVANGMRTLKMDGMEKIMMGLTDLKQVRSVCIK